Proteins from a genomic interval of Colletotrichum higginsianum IMI 349063 chromosome 6, whole genome shotgun sequence:
- a CDS encoding Ank-repeat protein mbp1, translated as MGDTAPKDSSKDLSNRFAALTVNEPSQAFLEEFRNAPHERPVPRDEDPASYEAEPQTSIEDVLFAFTVLVNDLDRIQSQIEWIWSNHRNRKFDLADAAVATNTAISVARGMIEEVAPLLDAHDRGVSGVLNKFYLMICLQKGYTAEQVHLTNSRDNFNYNTYDIANQCYMVAFQLLQGFTDDLKPHHIPLVNEGMFGEYNPNSDRASKTGQEKFQEDTILLLEFFTELVTVIQLIPSYPVEDEFLREMRKFDKAPIVSFSLIITAQVFLDIHHTMRTATRRSFKEIVQEATVMDNSLGRHLEFHERLKINH; from the coding sequence ATGGGCGATACTGCACCCAAAGACTCATCCAAGGATCTCAGCAACCGCTTTGCCGCCCTGACTGTCAACGAGCCGTCCCAGGCTTTCCTCGAAGAATTCCGCAATGCGCCTCATGAGAGACCAGTACCGCGCGATGAAGACCCGGCGTCTTACGAAGCAGAGCCCCAGACTTCCATCGAGGACGTTTTGTTTGCCTTCACCGTTCTGGTCAACGACCTGGACAGGATTCAGTCTCAGATCGAGTGGATTTGGTCCAATCACCGCAACCGCAAATTTGATCTCgctgatgctgctgttgccACGAATACAGCCATCTCCGTCGCTCGCGGGATGATAGAAGAAGTTGCTCCTCTTTTGGACGCGCACGACAGAGGCGTCTCAGGCGTTCTCAACAAGTTTTATCTCATGATCTGCCTCCAGAAGGGGTATACAGCAGAACAGGTCCACCTCACCAACAGCCGGGACAATTTCAACTACAACACGTACGACATAGCCAACCAATGCTACATGGTCGCCTTCCAACTCTTACAAGGCTTTACTGACGATCTCAAACCTCACCATATTCCCTTAGTCAATGAAGGCATGTTCGGCGAATACAACCCTAACAGTGATCGTGCCTCCAAGACAGGTCAGGAAAAGTTCCAGGAAGACACAATACTTCTCCTGGAGTTCTTCACGGAACTCGTTACCGTCATTCAATTAATCCCCAGCTACCCAGTCGAGGACGAGTTTCTGCGCGAAATGAGGAAGTTCGATAAGGCGCCCATCGTTTCTTTTTCGCTCATCATTACCGCCCAGGTCTTCCTGGACATTCATCACACAATGCGTACCGCAACTCGACGTAGCTTTAAGGAAATAGTTCAAGAGGCCACTGTGATGGACAACTCGTTGGGACGCCACCTGGAGTTTCACGAACGTTTAAAGATCAACCATTAG